In Solanum lycopersicum chromosome 5, SLM_r2.1, the following are encoded in one genomic region:
- the LOC101266027 gene encoding nuclear poly(A) polymerase 1, with the protein MSNTGYGISEPISTGGPSELDVVRNRELEKFLADAGLYESHEEAIKREEVLGRLDQIVKTWVKNVCRAKGFNDDLVHEANAKIFTFGSYRLGVHGPGADIDTLCVGPRHAMREDFFGELHRMLEEMPEIQELHPVPDARVPVMKFKLNGVSIDLLYANVALWVIPEDLDVSQESILQNVDDQTVRSLNGCRVTDQVLHLVPNIQSFRTALRCMRLWAKRRGVYSNVTGFLGGINWALLVARICQLYPNAAPSMLVSRFFRVYSLWRWPNPVLLCPINEGSLGLAYWDPRRNFKDRQHLMPIITPAYPCMNSSYNVSTSTLRVMMEEFLRGNEICEAIEANKASWGSLFEPFPFFEAYKNYLRIDIATESDDDMRQWKGWVESRIRLLTLKIERDTVGVLQCHPHPGEFSDKSKPFHHSYFMGLRKKEGASYQQGEQFDIRSTVEDFKRDVYAYSFWKSSMWINVCHVRRKDLPDFVFPGGVRPAQPAKSESRSGSRSLGSAKTTSPDAASSRKRKHDEVVAGLSPKGSDASSPGEIRELKHFEADTGDTSSTLPVAASGAAVTELTVMQSAKLTVGQQSEPHGVEDLGYDLELTNGAKHFDGANGLQTEPPTPEQFVGAATSEEKDRIGGSSNNVLQSEGLEELEPIEPAPSSSIASAAFEVPQKPLIRFNFTSLRKTTEST; encoded by the exons ATGAGTAACACTGGATATGGAATATCTGAGCCAATTTCAACTGGTGGACCCTCTGAATTGGATGTTGTTAGAAACCGGGAACTGGAAAAG TTTCTTGCAGATGCAGGCTTATATGAAAGTCATGAAGAGGCCATTAAAAGGGAAGAAGTGCTAGGAAGATTAGACCag ATTGTGAAGACGTGGGTGAAAAATGTCTGTCGTGCTAAAGGCTTCAATGATGATCTGGTGCATGAGGCAAATGCAAAAATCTTCACATTTGGCTCATATCGGCTTGGT GTACATGGTCCTGGTGCTGATATAGACACACTATGTGTAGGACCTAGACATGCGATGCGTGAG GACTTCTTTGGTGAACTTCATAGAATGCTTGAAGAGATGCCTGAAATACAAGAACTTCATCCTGTTCCTGATGCGCGCGTTCCTGTTATGAAATTCAAGCTCAATGGCGTTTCTATAGACCTTCTGTATGCGAATGTAGCACTCTGGGTTATTCCTGAG GACTTGGATGTTTCTCAGGAGTCTATACTACAGAATGTGGATGATCAGACTGTTCGTAGTCTTAATGGATGCAGAGTAACAGATCAAGTTTTGCATTTAGTACCGAATATTCAG AGTTTCCGCACCGCACTGAGATGCATGAGATTGTGGGCAAAAAGGCGTGGAGTTTACTCAAAC GTTACAGGATTTCTAGGCGGTATAAATTGGGCACTGCTTGTTGCTAGGATTTGCCAGCTTTATCCTAATGCAGCTCCTAGCATGTTGGTTTCTCGTTTTTTCAGAGTCTACAGTTTGTGGCGCTGGCCAAACCCAGTTTTACTGTGTCCAATAAATGAAGGATCTCTAGGGCTGGCCTATTGGGATCCTCGGAGGAATTTCAAAGATAGGCAGCATCTAATGCCGATAATAACTCCAGCATACCCCTGCATGAATTCGAGTTACAATGTTTCAACGAGTACCTTGCGTGTCATGATGGAAGAATTCCTTAGAGGGAATGAAATTTGTGAG GCAATAGAAGCTAACAAAGCTAGCTGGGGAAGTCTATTTGAGCCTTTCCCTTTCTTTGAAGCCTATAAAAACTACTTGCGAATAGACATAGCTACAGAAAGTGACGATGACATGAGGCAATGGAAAGGATGGGTTGAATCTAGGATACGCCTGCTTACTCTAAAG ATTGAGAGAGATACAGTCGGTGTACTTCAGTGCCATCCACATCCGGGGGAATTCTCAGATAAATCTAAGCCATTTCACCATTCTTATTTTATGGGATTGCGCAAAAAAGAAGGTGCAAGTTATCAACAAGGCGAACAATTTGATATAAGGTCGACAGTTGAGGATTTTAAGCGAGATGTatatgcatattctttttggAAATCTAGCATGTGGATTAATGTGTGTCATGTAAGACGAAAGGATCTTCCCGACTTTGTCTTCCCGGGAGGAGTACGTCCTGCTCAGCCTGCAAAAAGTGAAAGCCGTTCAGGCTCAAGATCGCTTGGTTCTGCTAAAACAACTTCTCCAGATGCTGCTTCTAGCAGAAAGAGAAAACATGACGAAGTTGTTGCAGGTCTTAGCCCAAAAGGCAGTGATGCCAGCTCACCAGGTGAAATTAGGGAGTTGAAACACTTTGAAGCCGATACTGGTGATACCTCGAGTACATTGCCTGTGGCTGCATCTGGTGCAGCTGTAACGGAGTTAACAGTCATGCAATCTGCCAAACTGACTGTGGGCCAGCAAAGTGAACCCCATGGTGTTGAAGATCTTGGGTATGACCTGGAGTTGACAAATGGAGCTAAGCATTTTGATGGGGCTAATGGGCTGCAGACAGAGCCCCCTACACCAGAGCAATTTGTTGGGGCAGCAACATCAGAGGAAAAGGACAGAATTGGTGGTTCTAGCAATAATGTCCTGCAAAGCGAGGGCTTGGAAGAACTTGAG CCAATTGAGCCAGCACCATCCTCCAGCATTGCATCTGCTGCATTTGAGGTTCCTCAGAAGCCGCTCATTAG GTTCAATTTTACTTCTTTGCGGAAAACAACTGAGAGCACATGA
- the LOC101266940 gene encoding E3 ubiquitin-protein ligase RHA2A codes for MGLQNQLNDISSESIPILIITLFANSLNYLRSLIYTSLQYFGISSSRFTPHQIDDSLFSEAVGSGLTGVIFLSDQLNLNRMLSYNHQQKNDEKTGAGSSTTCVVCLNRLGDGDRVRKLACRHVFHTECLDGWFNTLNFNCPLCRSTSVAGERVVRERRRVAGDLLAWFSLS; via the coding sequence ATGGGATTACAAAACCAGCTTAATGACATTTCTAGTGAATCAATTCCAATATTAATTATAACCCTTTTTGCTAATTCTCTTAATTATCTCCGTTCCTTAATCTACACTTCCCTTCAATATTTTGGCATCTCTTCTTCCCGATTTACCCCTCATCAGATCGACGATTCGTTGTTCTCCGAAGCGGTCGGGTCCGGTTTAACCGGAGTTATTTTCCTCTCCGATCAGCTCAATCTGAACCGGATGTTGTCCTATAATCATCAACAGAAAAATGACGAAAAAACCGGTGCCGGTTCAAGTACTACCTGTGTGGTTTGTTTGAACCGGTTGGGTGATGGTGACCGGGTGCGCAAGTTAGCATGCCGGCACGTGTTTCACACGGAGTGTTTAGATGGGTGGTTTAATACGCTTAATTTCAACTGTCCCCTTTGCCGGTCGACTTCAGTCGCCGGCGAGCGCGTGGTGAGAGAGCGGCGGCGCGTGGCTGGTGATTTACTAGCTTGGTTCTCGTTGAGCTGA